ATGGAGCAAGATTTATTCATTATTTGGGATAGATGCCTACAATTTATGAAGGATAATCTTAATGCTATGGAGCAAGGAGATGCTATGGGTAAACTAGGCAGCTCATTCCATTTGTTGTTTGATAGAGTACAGCCAATATCATTAGTTAATAACAATTTGACCATAGGTGTTCCTAGTGATTTTTATAAAGAATACATAGAGGAAAACTATTTGCCATTATTGTCAGCAGCTCTTAGAAAAAATATAGGTAAAGGTGTTAAGTTGTGGTATTCTGTACTAGATAAAAAATCTCAAGAAAATCAACAGGTACAGCAGCCAACTGCTCATATAAAAGGTATGAGTACACCAGCACCAAAACCACAGGAAATTATGCCACCGTCTTTGTCTGGTAAGATACAAAATCCTTTGGTAGTACCTGGTTTAAAAAAGATAAGTGTAGAGTCTAATCTCAATCCAGTACATTCATTTGATAATTTTGTGGAGGGAGAAAGTAATAAGTTCGCTTTTTCTGCTGCTAAAATTATAGCCAAAAGACCTGGAGAAACTTCTTTTAACCCAATGTTTATCTATGGTGGTGTTGGAGTAGGGAAGACACATATTGCCCAAGCAATTGGTTTAGAAATCAAAAATACATATCCAGATAAAGTTGTACATTATTTATCATCTGAGAAATTTATACAACAGTTTATAAAGGCGGCTAACTCTAACAGAGGTAATGCTAATAGCAGAGAAGACTTTGCTAACTTCTATAAGATGTTAGATGTACTTATTGTAGATGATATTCAGTTTTTATCTGGTAAAAAAGCAACACAAGACTCATTCTTCCATATTTTTGACTATTTGCACCAAAATGGAAAGCAAATTATCCTTACTTCGGATAAAGCTCCAGCAGATATTATGGATATTGAGGAGCGAGTAGTATCTCGTTTCAAATGGGGACTTACGGCAGAAATTAAATCACCTGATTACGATACTAGAAGAAAAATTATAGTGGATAAACTCCATAGAGATGGTATTGTTCTTAGTGAGGATATGATAGACTTCTTAGCGGGTGAGGTACAATCTAATGTTAGAGAGTTGATTGGTGTTATCAATGCAGTTATTGCTTATTCTACTATTTATAAGTCTGATTTAACTTTAGACTTATTGAAGGAGACAATCAATAAAATATCAGCTAACCAAAAGAAAGTTATTAGTATTCCTTACATTCAAGAAGTGGTTTGTGATTATTTTGGTATCAAGAGAGAGCAATTATTATCTAAAACTAGAAAGAGAGATATTGCATTACCAAGACAGTTGGCTATGTATTTCGCAAAGGAATTTACAGATGCAACCTTTACGAAGATAGGTGAGGAAATGGGAGGTAAAGACCATTCTACGGTAATGTATGCTTGTGATACGGTTAAAAATACGGCAGAGGTAGATAAACAAATGCGAAAGTACATAAAAGAATTGAAGGAGAAAATAAGAAAATAATTTTGATTTTTTAGGTTAGTATTAGAAAAGGGATTATCTTAGGGCGTTCGTAGTTTTAGGGTAATCCTTTTCAATTTAGTAAAAATATTGGTTATGAAAATTTTAATGCTTTGTTTGGGTAATATATGCAGAAGTCCTTTAGCAGAAGGTATTCTAAGGGCTAAAATATCAGAAGAGTATTTTATAGATTCAGCAGGGACAAGTGCTTATCATGAAGGAGCTGAGGCAGATCCAAGATCTATCCAGACTGCCGATTTTTACGGTATTGATATTAACGGTCATAGATCTCGCCCTTTAGTGAAGGAAGATTTTGAAATTTTTGACCGAATTTACTGTATGGATAAGCAAAACTACAAAGATGCTATGGCTTTAGCAGAAAATGAGGAGCAACGCCAAAAACTAGTACTTATTCTAGAAAATAATGCCGAAGTACCAGACCCTTATTATGGTGGTGTAGGTGGCTTTGAAAAGGTGTATCATATGTTGGATAAAGCTTGTGATAGAATATTTTGGAACTTAATTTAAAACCTCGTTTATAATGTTATTTCTTATACCTGCCTATTTGTCAGAAGAAAGTCCAAAGGAATACTTTGCTCCTATTATAAAGGATTATATCTTAAAGACTGATTATTTTTTTGTAGAGAATGAAAAAACAGCAAGAAAGGTAATTAAGTTTTTTTGCCCTGAAAAAAAACAGTCAGAACTCAGGCTATTTTTACTCAATAAACATTCCGAAGAGAAAGATTTGCAGGAAGCAACACTCTTGATGAAACAGGGGACAGATTTTGGGCTTTTATCTGAGGCTGGATTGCCATGTATTGCCGACCCTGGTAATATTATGGTAAAATGGGCGCATCAAAATGATATTCAGGTAGTGCCTATTAGTGGACCTTCATCTATTATTTTGGCTCTTATTTCAAGTGGATTTAATGGGCAAAATTTCACTTTTAATGGTTATCTTCCTATAGATAAAGTGGAGCGAAAAAAACAAATTTTGTTTT
This Riemerella anatipestifer DNA region includes the following protein-coding sequences:
- the dnaA gene encoding chromosomal replication initiator protein DnaA, translating into MEQDLFIIWDRCLQFMKDNLNAMEQGDAMGKLGSSFHLLFDRVQPISLVNNNLTIGVPSDFYKEYIEENYLPLLSAALRKNIGKGVKLWYSVLDKKSQENQQVQQPTAHIKGMSTPAPKPQEIMPPSLSGKIQNPLVVPGLKKISVESNLNPVHSFDNFVEGESNKFAFSAAKIIAKRPGETSFNPMFIYGGVGVGKTHIAQAIGLEIKNTYPDKVVHYLSSEKFIQQFIKAANSNRGNANSREDFANFYKMLDVLIVDDIQFLSGKKATQDSFFHIFDYLHQNGKQIILTSDKAPADIMDIEERVVSRFKWGLTAEIKSPDYDTRRKIIVDKLHRDGIVLSEDMIDFLAGEVQSNVRELIGVINAVIAYSTIYKSDLTLDLLKETINKISANQKKVISIPYIQEVVCDYFGIKREQLLSKTRKRDIALPRQLAMYFAKEFTDATFTKIGEEMGGKDHSTVMYACDTVKNTAEVDKQMRKYIKELKEKIRK
- a CDS encoding low molecular weight protein-tyrosine-phosphatase, with the translated sequence MKILMLCLGNICRSPLAEGILRAKISEEYFIDSAGTSAYHEGAEADPRSIQTADFYGIDINGHRSRPLVKEDFEIFDRIYCMDKQNYKDAMALAENEEQRQKLVLILENNAEVPDPYYGGVGGFEKVYHMLDKACDRIFWNLI
- a CDS encoding SAM-dependent methyltransferase, whose product is MLFLIPAYLSEESPKEYFAPIIKDYILKTDYFFVENEKTARKVIKFFCPEKKQSELRLFLLNKHSEEKDLQEATLLMKQGTDFGLLSEAGLPCIADPGNIMVKWAHQNDIQVVPISGPSSIILALISSGFNGQNFTFNGYLPIDKVERKKQILFLEQQVQKTGYTQIFMETPYRNNQLLEDLCKFLNPNTKLCIAANVTHPSEEFIKTKEIKNWKKEKPDLHKIPAVFVIGATR